The Streptomyces sp. JB150 genomic interval GCCGAGAACCTGCCGCTGCCGGGGCGGCCGGAGCGCGGCACCCACGACCACCGGCTGTTCGTCGACCGGGCCCGCCTGGTCCAGGTCGCCCGTGACCACGGGGTGCCGCTGCGGCTGACCGGCCTGCGGCCCGGCCTCCGCGACGGGTTCGGCTACCTGCTGGGCCGCCGCGCCGACGTCCGCATGGTGCCCACGTCCTCCACCGCCGTCCTCTTCCTCGCAGCCGGAAGGAAATCGTGACCAGTCAGCCCGCGACCGCGCGCCCCGCCTCCCGGCCCCGGCCGGCCGGCGCGCGCCCCTCGGTCCGCACGTGGATCGTCGGGGCGCGGCCGAAGACGCTGCCCGTGACCGCCGCCCCGATCGCCGTCGGCACCGGCGTGGCCGCCTCCCTGGGGCCCGTCTCCTTGTGGCGTTCGGTTCTGACCGTTCTGTTCGCCCTGGGCTTCGTGCTCGGCACCAACTTCTTCAACGACTACAGCGACGGGGTCCGCGGGGTGGACGAGGGCCGGGTCGGTCCGACCCGCCTGGTGGCCTCGGGCCAGGCCGCGCCGCGGTGGGTCTTCCGCTCCGGCGTGGTCCTGTACGGCATCGGCGGCGTGAGCGGCGTGGTGCTCGGCGCGACCGTCTCGTGGTGGCTGCTCGCCCTGGCCGTCGTCTGCGCCCTGGGCGGCTGGTACTACACCGGCGGCCGCCGCCCGTACGGCTATCGAGGGCTCGGCGACCTCGGCATCTTCCTCTTCCACGGGGTGATCGCGGTGTGCGCGACGGTCTTCATCCAGTGCGGCGAGATCCCGGCGACGGCGGTGACCGCGTCCCTGCCGGTGGGCCTGCTCTCCGTGGCCCTGCTCACCACGAACAACCTGCGGGACCTGCCGACCGACGCCGCCAGTGGCAAGATCACCGTGGCGGTGCGGCTGGGCGACCGGCGTACCCGCGTGTACTACACCGCCACGGTGGCCGCCGCGTTCGCGTCCGCCGCCGCGCTGCTCCCCGTACGGTCCTGGGCCTGGCTGGTCGTGGGCGCGCTTCCGTTCGCCGTGCTGCCCGTGGCCCGGGTGGTGCGCGGCGCACGCGGCCGGGACCTGATCCCCGTACTGGAGCACACCTGCCTGCTGCTGCTGGTGTTCGGTGCCCTGCTCACCGCCGGGGTGTCGCTGTGAGCGCCGCGCGGCGGTCCGCCGGACCCTCGGCCGCCGGCCACCGGGCCGCCCCCGCCCGCGGCGTCCTGCCGAACCACGCCCCCGAGAGCGGTGCCTCGGAGAGCGACGTCCTGCCGAACCACGCCCCCGAGGGCGGCCAAGACCCCGCCACCCCGGCCCTCGCCCCGGACCACGAGGTCCTGGTCATCGGGGCGGGCTTCGCCGGCATCGGCACCGCCATCGCGCTGCAAAAGGCGGGCGTGACGGACTTCCTGGTCGTCGACGAGCAGGACGACGTCGGCGGGAGCTGGCACGCCAACCGGTATCCCGGCATCGCCGTCGACATCACGTCCTTCTCCTACTCCTTCGCCTTCGAGCCCTACCCGCACTGGTCGCGGGCCTTCCCGCCCGGAGCCGAGCTGAAGGCGTACGCGGACCACTGCGTCGACACCTACGGCCTGCGGGCGCGGCTGCGGACGGGCGCGCGGGTGACCCGGGCCGACTGGGACGAGACCGCCCACCTCTGGCGGGTGCGGTTCGCCGGCGGTGCCACGCTCACGGCCCGGTTCGTGGTGTGCGCCACCGGCTGGCTCACCAAGCCGAAGACGCCGGACCTGCCCGGCCTGGACCGGTTCCGGGGCCCGGTCGTGCACACCGCGCGCTGGGACCCTCGGGTCGAGACGGCCGGGCGGCGGGTCGGGGTGATCGGCACGGGAGCCTCCGCGGTCCAGCTGGTGCCTCGGCTCGCGCCCGAGGCCGCACGGCTCGACGTGTTCCAGCGCACCCCGATCTGGGTGTTCCCCAAGCCGGACGTACCCATCCCCCGGGTGGTGCGCCGCGTCTTCGCCGCCGCCCCGTGGACCCAGCGGTCGATCAGCCGGGCCACCGACGCCGTCACCGAGCTGAGCTT includes:
- a CDS encoding NAD(P)/FAD-dependent oxidoreductase translates to MSAARRSAGPSAAGHRAAPARGVLPNHAPESGASESDVLPNHAPEGGQDPATPALAPDHEVLVIGAGFAGIGTAIALQKAGVTDFLVVDEQDDVGGSWHANRYPGIAVDITSFSYSFAFEPYPHWSRAFPPGAELKAYADHCVDTYGLRARLRTGARVTRADWDETAHLWRVRFAGGATLTARFVVCATGWLTKPKTPDLPGLDRFRGPVVHTARWDPRVETAGRRVGVIGTGASAVQLVPRLAPEAARLDVFQRTPIWVFPKPDVPIPRVVRRVFAAAPWTQRSISRATDAVTELSFVLAMIHYRRFPFLVRAGEAVSRLYLRRQVRGDRDLVRRLTPRYRLGCKRPSFGSGYWRAFTRPNVELVTESVTEVTESGVRTADGVHHDLDVLVLATGFHVLDNLPPFPTHGTGGRDLREFWRTERFQTYEGTAVKGYPNLWFIVGPYSFTGGSWFGMIDYQLTHILRVIGEARRRGATEAAVRPARHDRSFRRTLRRQGDTVFLDPSCRGTNSYYLDEHGDAPAVRPASTRTAGRRARTFDLDDYRFRRAGDDRADLL
- a CDS encoding 1,4-dihydroxy-2-naphthoate polyprenyltransferase gives rise to the protein MTSQPATARPASRPRPAGARPSVRTWIVGARPKTLPVTAAPIAVGTGVAASLGPVSLWRSVLTVLFALGFVLGTNFFNDYSDGVRGVDEGRVGPTRLVASGQAAPRWVFRSGVVLYGIGGVSGVVLGATVSWWLLALAVVCALGGWYYTGGRRPYGYRGLGDLGIFLFHGVIAVCATVFIQCGEIPATAVTASLPVGLLSVALLTTNNLRDLPTDAASGKITVAVRLGDRRTRVYYTATVAAAFASAAALLPVRSWAWLVVGALPFAVLPVARVVRGARGRDLIPVLEHTCLLLLVFGALLTAGVSL